Proteins encoded within one genomic window of Nostoc sp. KVJ3:
- a CDS encoding putative Ig domain-containing protein, with protein MGSSENLGTNSASSTNGGILPLSLLESATLSTGLDDNSALTSLQISLRTPSGSDPINTELERLEKAKNGIEDKNSDQDSTNYTPLSSNIFDSQTQNFINTPLLPTSSNNNSAKTKAKDSLTGNATDNSLVGITQQNLLNTGGLLGIVDNSQQNSSVQTNSSATPTTSQTSIPNFAIRTEGTISINGNGDFDGVPTSLSDDALIYAAKGFIMNGNLTLPVQIDAAGNPIRDANGKLVLVDKAVAVASGYTTSIANASSNKYAGLIPPPVVPQQTVIVPAYADIKQIELNRRIPVGTPTVTFNISQNPLNSSSDWLKKFPPPGTTNNPTVVRVTGGGLNIPANVSLNNYIITVEQGDINFNGNGHNFNNVVLIANNGNVNLSNLLSRDLSVFASGSINMNGGARFAGSSLLATGSTNGNIIFNGATSSINTTDNLKVFSQGDITYNGVTNTRGLFLSVKNFIFNGNSSLYGSISAKGNIIFNGQATVIGVAELMPDINPPVISATLARDTASFGQTNKDFITFDPTITGTITDANPILEFRVGFNNTLSANYTNVIAQRNNDGSFSFTRSQLETIYGGTLSDGIYTLHLQAKDLYGNLSNTKDIQFTLDTITSSPSNLDLLATDDSGASNTDNITNKSTPHITGNAEIGAVVQLFNNGQTIGQATANNAGVWQIVTSPLTDGVYNLTAKANDIAGNVSNLSTALNLTIDSTLPLLTLNTPVDAAPLTPGARLTGSVDGTGSAVTALSYHFNNLTEITVPFDTTGAFDQSLNLTGLANGAHTLTISATDTAGNIKTTQYHVTVVIDKTAPVISASLLHDTAPNGQTNSDRITFDPTITGTVIDASRVVEFKAGFDNTLAGNFTNVTAFRNADGSFTFEKTALETIYGGTLPDGFHTLHLQAVDEFHNISNIFDFSFTFDSTTSEPIFNLNAVSDSGVVGDLHTKFDTVSLTGLAEANSTVVLEQTGAVTTSDNNGQFTFAHVSLAIGDNSLIARSTDIAGNQNTFSTNIYRFSPPTAINLAGNTVAENSSTGIVIGQLTSTDPDAGDTHTYTLDDNADGRFRIVGNQLQVADGTLLNFESSTQHSVTVTSTDANGLSLTQVFAIAVTNVNEAPSFTSTPISIADSASLYTYNIVATDPDAGDSLKFTTNNLPRWLTLVDNFDGTATLRGTPRDFLDNINSNIHLKVTDASGLTAIQDFTIAPTTSFTENNNFAVSRSLSLTIPTTPSILSFKINPQFDTTAVNSINDAIDVALVDANGNSLVHTVASSRDAFFNWTEGESTALGVGTSYDAATHTVSLNLTGINPGTNAQLVFRLVNNDGDISTSVRITNFALINAPNGTQAPVQTDFAKQISQTTTPNFNLLTDVSNSVGTEYYRTSFNADTHLLYADIALRNIGSYSVDSPLIVAVNHLSDPTVLVRNPDGFTPDGLPYYDFSKLVGDTRFDPNELTNQRSLIFYNPQEVQFTYDLTVLSQLNAAPVILTQPNKEVIAGHNYSYDVDATDPNGDSLTYKLLVAPDGMTIDQTTGLIAWNTSASNTGNQAVLVEVNDGRGGVTQQQYSLSVIDAPPNRPPVFTSTPVVDAAINTSYTYQANASDADDDSLSFSLLSAPQGMTVDANTGIVSWTPTALQLGTYDVTLAVADARGGTAQQAFKVQTQGQPGNHAPIIITTAETTAYTATGYTYRVEALDPDHDSLTYSLATAPTGMTIDASTGQILWTTNSSNAGVYNIIVEVLDAQGAKDTQNFILNVSSNLPGQIWGRVSGDRSNLQTTSYNSQSIAQAITGNRLPANPIPLTKVVQLPQGFYSSYGIEYYEAKEQVLVSDAGYTRTTSRLNLIQPDGTLVPFSNVTQDAGPGSYGSGITSLRSFTTVAEDNLGGFTAGDIFGNAGGVYSGFGYDPNITKITDGGATIIPRWATLPTNLNYRVLSLQIDTTGIFGGDLIVESDTGVDSRGYFTFRPTLFRVKADGTVTTLATLDSEYGGNSSFEIVPNDVARYGPLAGKIVVAHRQGFSTVDVAGNVQFIPLQGAGDIHLIRPNENFFGISNYTYNYNYTPQILYGAPASYFESLVGDFLIDNGYYSVSRMYWDGQALKIEPLNAPQMEGITFAPMGINNIAPVNPVSLADWTVYIDKNNNGRRDSDELFTKTDANGIYSFTLPVGNYTVAEELPGGWSQTLPPPNQGIQVSLSSGQTITGVDFSNTKNDTAPQENQAPHFTSFAPTQAIVDQRVVYRPSAFDPDGDVLSYDLLVKPDGMAVDPNTGIIAWRPTSEQVGTQDVIVRVRDAKGALDLQSFQIQVGSAQTPPLFTALPKPGSIAAVGVPFQFQIIARNPLLDPITFELTTNASGAVIEPTTGLLKWTPTAVGTYNFTLTANDGKGGKTTQSFQLQALANIPNDAPIITSQPLKASSLGLPYVYTIRANDPNNDPLNYSLLTAPAGMTLDNQGNLFWQPTASQVGQNSVAIKVSDGRGGEVTQSFDINIVSSATIPNHAPRITSTPVGSAVVNKLYQSELKVSDSDNDLLLVSLDKAPDGMFIDPQTSILRWTPTANQLGDASVVVRVQDSHGAFDLLSFTVNVRLVNTPPLINSTPGTQAATGKLYKYLVQASDIDTDSLTYNLVNAQMV; from the coding sequence ATGGGTAGCTCTGAAAATTTGGGAACCAATAGTGCATCTTCTACTAATGGCGGAATCTTACCACTATCTTTACTAGAAAGTGCAACTTTGAGTACAGGTTTAGATGATAATTCTGCCTTAACTTCTTTGCAAATATCACTCAGAACTCCTAGTGGTTCCGACCCGATAAACACAGAGTTAGAACGACTGGAAAAAGCAAAGAATGGCATTGAAGATAAGAATTCAGATCAAGACTCTACTAACTACACCCCATTAAGTAGCAATATCTTTGACTCCCAGACACAAAATTTTATCAACACTCCTTTACTCCCCACTAGTAGTAATAATAACTCTGCTAAAACAAAAGCAAAAGACTCACTTACAGGTAATGCTACAGACAACTCACTAGTTGGTATTACTCAACAGAACTTGCTAAATACTGGTGGACTACTGGGAATTGTAGATAATTCTCAGCAAAATTCTTCAGTACAGACAAATTCTAGCGCAACACCAACAACTAGTCAGACTTCTATCCCCAACTTTGCTATTCGTACTGAAGGCACTATCAGTATCAACGGCAATGGAGATTTTGACGGTGTACCAACTTCTTTAAGTGATGATGCCTTAATTTATGCAGCCAAAGGCTTCATCATGAATGGTAATCTCACACTACCCGTACAAATAGATGCAGCAGGAAATCCGATTCGAGATGCTAATGGCAAACTGGTTTTGGTAGATAAAGCTGTGGCAGTGGCCTCTGGCTACACCACTAGTATTGCCAATGCTTCTAGCAATAAGTATGCTGGCTTAATTCCTCCACCAGTAGTGCCACAACAGACAGTAATCGTGCCAGCCTATGCAGATATTAAACAAATCGAACTCAATCGCCGCATTCCTGTGGGGACACCCACTGTTACCTTCAACATTTCTCAAAACCCCCTTAATAGTAGTAGCGACTGGTTGAAGAAGTTTCCACCTCCAGGTACGACAAATAATCCTACCGTTGTCAGAGTAACAGGAGGGGGGCTAAATATTCCTGCCAATGTCAGCTTAAACAACTATATTATTACCGTTGAGCAAGGAGATATCAATTTCAATGGCAATGGTCACAACTTTAATAATGTTGTCTTAATTGCTAATAACGGTAATGTTAACCTGTCTAATTTGCTCTCCCGTGATTTGTCCGTGTTTGCTTCCGGTTCTATTAACATGAACGGTGGTGCGAGATTTGCAGGTTCTTCCTTACTAGCCACGGGTAGCACCAATGGCAATATTATTTTTAATGGTGCTACCAGTAGCATTAATACTACTGATAATCTGAAGGTATTTTCCCAAGGAGATATCACCTATAACGGTGTCACTAATACCCGTGGATTGTTCTTAAGTGTTAAGAACTTTATCTTCAACGGCAATTCCAGTTTGTACGGTTCAATTAGTGCCAAGGGCAATATCATCTTTAATGGTCAAGCTACTGTGATTGGTGTCGCTGAATTGATGCCGGATATTAACCCACCTGTAATTAGTGCTACTTTAGCTCGTGATACTGCATCCTTCGGACAAACAAATAAAGATTTTATTACTTTTGACCCCACAATTACCGGGACTATTACTGACGCTAATCCTATACTGGAGTTTCGTGTCGGTTTTAATAATACGCTATCTGCCAACTATACAAATGTGATTGCTCAACGCAATAATGATGGCAGTTTTAGCTTTACCCGTTCTCAGCTAGAAACTATTTATGGTGGCACTCTTAGCGACGGCATTTATACTTTACATTTACAAGCTAAAGATTTATACGGAAATCTTTCTAACACCAAAGATATTCAATTCACTCTTGATACCATTACCTCTTCTCCAAGTAATTTAGACCTCTTGGCTACTGACGATAGTGGCGCTAGCAATACTGATAACATCACAAATAAAAGTACACCGCATATTACAGGTAATGCTGAAATTGGGGCAGTTGTTCAACTTTTCAATAATGGGCAAACAATTGGTCAAGCAACCGCAAATAATGCTGGTGTATGGCAAATTGTTACTAGTCCTTTGACAGACGGAGTTTATAATTTAACTGCAAAAGCCAATGACATCGCCGGGAATGTCAGCAATCTCAGTACGGCACTCAATCTCACTATCGACAGCACATTACCTCTATTAACGCTAAATACCCCAGTTGATGCTGCACCTTTGACACCGGGAGCTAGATTAACTGGTAGCGTTGATGGTACTGGTTCTGCTGTAACTGCACTGAGTTATCACTTCAACAACCTAACTGAAATTACAGTCCCATTTGATACTACCGGAGCATTTGACCAATCTCTGAATTTGACTGGACTTGCTAATGGGGCGCATACACTAACTATTAGCGCTACTGATACCGCAGGTAATATCAAAACTACTCAGTATCATGTCACGGTCGTTATCGATAAAACTGCACCTGTGATTAGTGCTTCCTTACTACACGATACTGCTCCTAATGGACAAACCAACAGCGATCGCATTACTTTTGACCCCACAATTACTGGAACTGTCATTGATGCTAGCCGTGTAGTTGAGTTCAAGGCTGGTTTTGATAATACACTTGCAGGTAATTTCACCAATGTCACTGCTTTTCGCAACGCTGATGGCAGCTTTACTTTTGAAAAGACTGCCTTAGAAACTATTTATGGTGGTACATTACCAGATGGTTTCCACACTTTGCATTTGCAAGCAGTGGACGAATTTCACAACATATCTAATATTTTTGACTTTTCTTTCACTTTTGACAGCACGACATCAGAACCGATTTTTAACCTCAATGCTGTATCTGACTCTGGTGTAGTTGGTGATCTACACACGAAATTTGATACCGTAAGCTTAACAGGTCTTGCCGAAGCCAATTCTACTGTAGTCTTAGAACAAACTGGTGCAGTTACGACTTCAGACAACAATGGACAATTTACCTTTGCCCACGTCTCCTTAGCAATCGGGGATAATTCCTTGATTGCACGCTCAACTGATATTGCTGGGAATCAAAATACTTTCTCCACCAATATCTACCGTTTCAGTCCACCTACAGCGATTAATTTAGCGGGTAACACAGTTGCAGAAAATAGTTCTACTGGAATAGTCATTGGTCAATTAACTAGTACTGACCCTGACGCTGGTGATACTCACACTTATACTTTAGACGATAATGCTGATGGGCGTTTCCGCATCGTTGGTAATCAATTGCAAGTCGCTGACGGTACATTACTCAATTTTGAAAGTAGTACCCAGCACTCTGTTACAGTTACCAGCACTGATGCTAATGGCTTAAGCTTAACCCAAGTTTTTGCGATCGCTGTTACTAATGTCAATGAAGCTCCCAGCTTTACCAGCACACCTATTTCCATTGCCGACTCAGCGAGTCTTTACACTTACAACATTGTTGCCACTGACCCAGATGCGGGAGATAGTTTAAAATTTACTACAAATAATCTCCCAAGATGGCTAACCTTAGTTGATAACTTTGATGGGACTGCAACTTTACGTGGTACACCAAGAGACTTTCTGGATAATATCAACAGTAACATCCATTTGAAAGTCACAGATGCTAGTGGGCTAACGGCGATTCAAGACTTTACTATTGCACCTACTACTTCTTTTACTGAAAACAACAATTTTGCAGTCTCTCGTTCTCTATCTCTAACAATTCCAACTACACCTTCTATTCTCAGTTTCAAGATTAATCCTCAGTTTGATACTACTGCGGTCAATTCAATTAATGATGCAATTGATGTGGCGTTAGTTGATGCTAATGGGAATTCTCTAGTTCACACTGTTGCAAGTTCGCGCGATGCTTTCTTTAACTGGACTGAGGGTGAGTCTACTGCTTTGGGTGTGGGTACGAGTTATGATGCTGCAACTCACACTGTCAGCTTGAATCTCACTGGTATTAACCCAGGCACTAATGCCCAGTTGGTGTTTCGTCTGGTAAATAATGATGGCGACATTAGCACCAGTGTGCGGATTACTAATTTTGCTTTAATAAACGCACCCAATGGCACCCAGGCTCCTGTACAAACAGATTTTGCCAAACAAATAAGCCAGACTACAACACCTAATTTTAACTTGTTGACGGATGTCTCTAATAGTGTAGGCACTGAGTACTATCGCACTAGCTTCAATGCCGATACTCACCTTCTGTATGCAGACATCGCTTTACGTAACATCGGCTCTTACAGCGTCGATTCTCCCCTAATTGTTGCTGTCAATCATCTCAGTGACCCCACGGTGTTGGTTCGCAATCCTGATGGTTTTACACCTGATGGTCTACCTTATTATGATTTCAGTAAGTTGGTTGGCGATACTAGGTTTGACCCGAATGAGCTAACGAATCAGCGTTCTCTAATATTCTACAATCCTCAAGAAGTGCAGTTTACTTATGATCTAACGGTGTTGAGTCAGTTAAACGCTGCACCTGTGATTCTAACTCAACCAAACAAGGAAGTTATTGCTGGTCATAACTACAGCTATGATGTTGATGCTACAGACCCCAATGGTGATTCTTTAACATATAAACTACTGGTTGCACCAGATGGAATGACCATTGATCAAACTACTGGTTTAATTGCTTGGAATACATCTGCTAGCAACACTGGAAATCAAGCAGTGCTTGTGGAAGTGAATGATGGGCGCGGTGGTGTGACGCAACAACAGTACAGTTTGTCGGTAATTGATGCTCCGCCGAATCGTCCCCCCGTTTTTACCTCCACTCCTGTGGTCGATGCAGCGATTAATACTAGTTATACTTACCAAGCCAATGCTTCCGATGCTGATGATGATTCTTTGAGCTTTTCGCTACTTAGTGCGCCACAGGGGATGACAGTAGACGCGAATACAGGGATAGTGAGTTGGACTCCCACTGCTTTGCAGTTGGGAACTTATGATGTGACGCTGGCTGTGGCAGACGCAAGAGGTGGAACTGCACAGCAAGCTTTTAAAGTGCAAACGCAAGGACAGCCTGGAAATCATGCACCGATTATTATCACTACAGCAGAAACAACTGCATATACTGCAACAGGCTATACCTATCGGGTAGAGGCACTTGACCCAGATCACGATTCTCTAACCTACTCGCTGGCAACAGCACCTACTGGCATGACTATTGATGCCAGCACTGGACAAATTCTGTGGACTACAAATTCCAGCAATGCTGGTGTATATAATATCATCGTCGAAGTGTTGGATGCTCAAGGTGCAAAAGATACTCAAAACTTTATTTTAAATGTTTCAAGTAACTTGCCAGGACAAATCTGGGGACGAGTTTCTGGTGATCGCAGTAATCTCCAAACAACTTCATACAACTCGCAATCAATTGCACAAGCGATAACTGGTAATCGACTCCCTGCAAATCCAATTCCTCTAACGAAAGTTGTTCAGTTGCCTCAAGGTTTTTACTCTTCCTACGGTATAGAATACTACGAAGCAAAAGAGCAAGTTTTAGTTTCCGATGCCGGCTATACTCGCACTACCTCTAGGCTTAATCTTATTCAGCCTGACGGAACTTTAGTTCCATTTTCCAATGTTACACAAGATGCTGGCCCTGGCTCTTACGGATCTGGTATCACATCGTTGCGCTCTTTTACTACTGTGGCAGAAGATAACCTGGGCGGTTTTACAGCAGGAGACATCTTCGGTAACGCTGGAGGAGTGTATTCTGGTTTTGGATATGACCCAAATATTACAAAAATTACGGATGGTGGGGCAACAATCATTCCCAGATGGGCAACTTTGCCTACGAATCTGAATTATAGGGTACTTTCCTTGCAAATAGATACAACTGGTATATTTGGCGGGGACTTAATTGTTGAAAGTGATACTGGTGTCGATTCTAGAGGATACTTCACATTTAGACCTACACTTTTTCGAGTCAAAGCTGATGGCACTGTAACTACCCTTGCAACTCTTGACTCTGAATACGGCGGCAATTCATCTTTTGAAATAGTTCCTAATGATGTTGCAAGATACGGCCCCTTAGCTGGCAAGATTGTTGTAGCCCATAGGCAAGGATTTTCTACTGTTGATGTTGCTGGAAATGTTCAATTTATTCCTTTACAAGGAGCAGGTGATATTCATTTAATCCGTCCAAATGAAAATTTCTTTGGTATAAGCAACTACACTTATAACTACAACTATACTCCTCAAATTCTGTATGGTGCTCCTGCATCCTATTTTGAATCACTGGTTGGAGACTTTTTAATTGATAATGGTTATTATAGTGTCTCCCGAATGTACTGGGACGGTCAAGCTCTGAAAATAGAGCCTTTAAATGCACCGCAGATGGAGGGGATAACCTTTGCACCTATGGGCATTAATAATATTGCACCTGTTAACCCTGTAAGTCTAGCTGACTGGACTGTATACATCGATAAAAATAATAATGGTCGGCGCGACTCGGATGAGCTATTTACGAAAACTGATGCTAACGGTATTTACTCATTCACTCTGCCAGTAGGCAATTATACGGTAGCTGAAGAGTTACCAGGGGGATGGAGTCAAACTCTACCACCCCCCAATCAAGGAATTCAAGTTAGCTTAAGTAGCGGTCAAACAATTACTGGAGTTGACTTTAGTAATACTAAAAATGACACCGCACCACAAGAAAACCAGGCTCCTCACTTCACCAGCTTTGCGCCGACTCAAGCTATTGTCGATCAAAGGGTAGTTTATAGACCATCTGCTTTTGACCCAGATGGAGATGTTTTGAGCTATGACCTATTAGTAAAACCAGATGGGATGGCGGTAGACCCCAATACTGGAATTATTGCTTGGCGTCCAACATCTGAACAAGTCGGAACTCAAGATGTAATTGTCCGGGTTCGAGATGCTAAAGGTGCTTTAGACCTACAATCGTTCCAAATTCAAGTCGGTTCTGCCCAAACACCACCTTTATTTACCGCATTACCAAAACCTGGTTCCATTGCAGCAGTAGGCGTACCCTTCCAATTCCAAATTATTGCACGCAATCCTCTATTAGATCCTATTACTTTCGAGTTAACCACAAATGCCAGTGGAGCCGTCATTGAGCCAACCACTGGATTATTGAAGTGGACACCTACTGCTGTAGGAACTTATAACTTCACTCTCACAGCCAATGATGGAAAAGGAGGCAAAACAACACAATCTTTTCAACTCCAAGCACTAGCAAACATTCCCAATGACGCTCCCATTATTACCTCCCAGCCCCTGAAAGCTTCATCATTAGGGCTTCCTTACGTCTATACTATTCGTGCTAACGATCCTAACAATGACCCTCTCAACTACAGCTTGCTAACTGCGCCTGCTGGCATGACCTTGGATAACCAAGGCAATCTCTTTTGGCAACCTACTGCTTCACAGGTAGGGCAAAATTCTGTCGCCATTAAAGTTAGTGATGGTCGAGGCGGTGAAGTCACTCAAAGCTTCGATATTAATATCGTTAGTAGTGCAACCATTCCTAACCATGCACCTCGCATCACCTCTACCCCAGTTGGTTCTGCTGTTGTTAATAAACTTTACCAATCTGAGTTAAAAGTTAGCGATTCTGACAATGATCTTTTGCTTGTGAGTCTTGACAAAGCACCAGATGGAATGTTCATTGACCCACAAACCAGTATTCTGCGTTGGACTCCGACTGCAAATCAGCTGGGCGATGCTTCTGTAGTTGTGCGGGTACAAGATTCACACGGGGCATTTGATTTGCTCTCTTTTACAGTCAACGTCCGGCTTGTAAATACTCCTCCTCTAATTAACTCTACACCTGGAACTCAAGCTGCCACTGGTAAACTCTACAAATATCTTGTTCAAGCAAGTGATATTGATACTGACTCTCTTACTTACAATCTGGTAAATGCCCAGATGGTATGA